Within Pseudorca crassidens isolate mPseCra1 chromosome 8, mPseCra1.hap1, whole genome shotgun sequence, the genomic segment ttCAGTCAATTTTGAAACATCACCCAGGAGAAGCAGTGACAGGATTATTGCTCATATATCCTAATTCCATTGTGCATATCCTGGAGTCCTCCAATGGTACTCTTTACCAAATTCTTTTGGATTATCTTAGCCATGAAAAGGATGAAACAGAATTTTTTATCCAAGGAATGAAAATTATAGTCACAGTACACAATATACCAACAAGGCTCTTTATGCAATGGCATGTTTCAGTAATAAAAGCGCCAGTTATGTATCTTGATGATGTGACACAGTCACTGTCCCTACAAGAGGTCATGACAGAATTTCTCATCCAAACCCATAAACTAGTACTCCATCTTTTTAAGACTGTGAAAGTGGGCACTAAAGGACCAGGCGATAATTTGCACCAAGTTGCACCTGAATTACTCCTTCCAGAACAAATAATAAAGTACATATGCAATTCCGCAGAATTAATGGACCCAGAAACTTTCATAAACATGTATAATAAACCCATACATGTCACCTTGGATTCTGAGGTGGTATGGCCCACTCCTTCCAGCTTCTAGGATGAAGAGAGATGATGTGGTCAGTGTAGTCAAATCTCTTAAGGAATGTATGCtacttaaataaaaggaaaatatttctaaagttacttttctctttaaaaaaggaaagaaacaacacAGCAATCTACACAAAGGTAACAGACTAATCTTTACAGAGTATGCTGAGTTAAACTTGAAAATTTATCTGGTCTAATATTAAGATCAacacattattttcaataatGAAGGGGTTTAATAAGGTCATAATAAGTTCTCAAGGTTAACATCATTTTGATGAAATgacttaaattttaatgaaaagtaGAGATGAAAAAGGACAAACACGTGATTCAgattctcattcattctttcaaccatCAATGAGCAGCTGTCACCACGCAGTATTATGTTCTGAGAGTACAAAATTTTGGGGAAATATACAATGCTTGAGTTGCTTGCAGCCTAAGCTTGGAGGCAAATATGTGTAAAAGTAAATATGATGCATGATATGATGTATGATATGATCATTATTATAGTCGCAATATGCAGAAAAGACTGTAAGAACAAAGTAAGGGAGTAATCTCGCTATGTATGGTCGctgaaatcagaaaacaaaacctaaaatttGAAAGTAGTACCAAGGCTCACATATTCTGGATGATATAATCAAGAATACTGAGGACATTATAAAGCTAAAGAACACAATAGCTTTTTGAAATGACTAGAAAATACACTGTCAGAAAGCACTGTAATTGTATTATTTCATGCAaagtcatttattgagcacccttCACAGGACAGACACTTGCCAAATGACAGGGATACGTCAGGGTCCAGAGAAGACATGATCCCTCCTCACTTGGGAAACATACTTCTAAATGAGTCTATGTAAGATAAACAAATTGGTTATTTCTTCAATTTAATTCCTAGAAAGCAATTAATTATATGCAATTTCTATATGACCTATTTCAAGTTGGTCTCTCCCTTCCTTTACCCAAGATTAATGCTTTTTTCacactatttaaatttttctagtttGTTCAAGCAATTAAGCAACATTAATGTTTTACTACTTCAATGATATTTATCCAAAATTGCTTCAATATCCTATGAAATCAACTTTGGAATGAATAGAAGAAATACTGTTATAtcattttaacttcatttctCATTGCTTATTTGATTTTCAGTCTCTTTGGGGGGGGAACCATCTCAGTATGTACCTCAAATTTGTCATATGTAGATAATACCATAATTTGTTCCATATTAGAATCAAATTTCAGGAAAGACCATTCCTATTTTTTAACTTAGTAATATagttttagaaaaagaatgacatttttcacTTTAAGCTGACTTGAAGttccattcatttaaatttagtAACATAAAggatattttagagaaaattaaaattcttccGATTAAGAAAGAGTATATAATTTACAAACATTTTATCAGTTTGATAAATATCAAACGCCTCATATTCAGCAATGTGCTATTTACTCTTTGAACTGAAAAGGCACCCATTGATAGTAAATGTTTAGTGACAAAGTGAGTGGAGTTGAGTTAATGCTTTCcaggccaccaaaaaaaaaaaaaagaagacgaggaggaaataaatagaaagaaaggaaagaaggaaggaaggaaaaaagaaagagaaagagagtaaGCCTCAGTCAGTCTTTGAATGTATGTAAGGAAGAGGTTTGGGAGGGCAGATGAGCATATTTAAGAGAACAGAGACGAGCaaaagcaggaaggagaaaatgaaccAAAAATGTTTATTGGACCAGATGGAATCCATTTAATGGGGTAGATTTTGTTTAGGAACaatattttctaaagttaaaaTGAACAGAAGTAGTTTACAAGTAAAACTACATATTTGAGTATATAAAAGTACGGCACATTATATTCTCCAAAAATGGCCACTGCAATGTATCCCATCCCACACGCTCTTCTTACAACGTGACCTCAACACACCTCCCATCGCATGGTGGGTTCTAAATACCCTCCCCTTGAAATCAGGCAGACTTTTCTTTGTGACTGCCTAGATGAACACTACAACAGAAGTGATCCAATGTGACCTCCAAGGTCATAAAAATGCCTTGCACTTTGCCTTGATCACTTGAATGGAACCTAGACAATATGCTATGAGCAATCCAAGCAGGTTTCCAGATGACACCCCCAGCCGAACTCCCAGGCAACAGCCAGCATCACCACTGGACATGTGACTGAGTGAACCTTCAGGTGACTCCAGGCTCTAGCCTCCCAGCCAACCCTGGATTTCAAGCCAGACCAACTGACACCATGTGGAGGAGTAGAGTACAGATGAGCTGCTCCCACTGAACCCTGCCTAAACTGCACATCTGTGAACAGCAAAAATTATTGTTGTTGATTCAAGCTACTAAGTTTTGGGTGAATGTTCATGCAGCAGTCTGGAACACTAATATATAACAAGAATAATTTTGTATgtacattttattgatatatgtacatatcatttatttattcattcatctatgcaactaatattttctaaatatctacCAGTAAATATTTACCAGGGCACCAAGCACTGTGGTAGTCACTGGATATACAAGCAGAAGTAAGACGTGTGTCCTCCACACTGCCTAGCATAGAACTTCTATTGGTCTATAATACTTTCTGGTGTGAGAAATACTGATAGAAAATTAATTcattggccaaagaaaaaaaaaaacataaaaaaacctcAGTCATTTTTGGAAGAAGTTATAGAAAATATctaaatgaaaacactgatttaCTTAGTAGACTGTTACTTTACATTTAAAGGATTCCTGAAGCATGAATTGTgcaaataattggaaaataagCACAAAGTAAGCATAAATaagctacttatttatttatttatttatttaaatgacacTCTAGAATGAGTTTATTCAAATGCAAGTAGTCACCTTAGGagagtttatatttatttcagtgaCAGCATCATTGCTAAAAACATTTTGTGACTCATTAATGGCAGATAAATTAAGGAGGTTTATAAATCAAAGggagttaaaatattttagttacaTCTAGTTTTCTGAACCCCAAATAATATATATTGCAATTTGATTGGTGACCTTAATATTCAAACTTCATTCATagaaaggtttattttattttttttttagaaaggtttatttttaaatattatactcACTCTCAAAGGAAGATCTGCTGTCACTGAACATATTAAAAGAGTGTGACACTGCCTCTAAGGGGAAATACAGATATGTTTCCAGTAACAGTTGTGTTATTAAGAGTCCTACAGAGCTTACCAATATCACATCTTTAAAGGGGACAACACTCAA encodes:
- the TEX47 gene encoding testis-expressed protein 47, translating into MSFSARTRKTNKKNLPLECLLMPQVPRSNYLHFQEEKQKLQLKKFLLHRMFLVARVTANTEKKDIAEYYEQLFQSILKHHPGEAVTGLLLIYPNSIVHILESSNGTLYQILLDYLSHEKDETEFFIQGMKIIVTVHNIPTRLFMQWHVSVIKAPVMYLDDVTQSLSLQEVMTEFLIQTHKLVLHLFKTVKVGTKGPGDNLHQVAPELLLPEQIIKYICNSAELMDPETFINMYNKPIHVTLDSEVVWPTPSSF